One part of the Ralstonia pickettii genome encodes these proteins:
- the aroG gene encoding 3-deoxy-7-phosphoheptulonate synthase AroG — protein MPKNTDDLRIRELKELTPPSHLIREFPCSDTVSDLIYQSRNAMHRILHGMDDRLIVIIGPCSIHDTKAAMDYARRLVEQRERFKNELEIVMRVYFEKPRTTVGWKGLINDPHMDGSFKINDGLRTARELLMNINELGLPAGTEYLDVISPQYIADLVSWGAIGARTTESQVHRELASGLSCPVGFKNGTDGNVKIAVDAIKAASQPHHFLSVTKGGHSAIVSTAGNEDCHIILRGGKAPNYDAASVQEACDAISKSGLAARLMIDASHANSSKKHENQIPVCEDIGRQMAAGDNRIVGVMVESHINAGRQDHVQGTPVSDLVYGQSVTDACIGWDDSVKVLETLADAVRKRRLVPGSGN, from the coding sequence ATGCCGAAGAACACCGACGATTTGCGCATTCGCGAACTGAAAGAGCTGACGCCGCCGTCGCATCTGATCCGCGAATTCCCGTGCAGCGACACCGTGTCCGACCTGATCTATCAAAGCCGGAACGCGATGCACCGCATCCTGCATGGCATGGACGACCGCCTGATCGTCATCATCGGCCCCTGCTCCATTCACGACACCAAGGCGGCGATGGACTACGCCCGCCGCCTGGTCGAGCAGCGCGAGCGTTTCAAGAACGAGCTGGAAATCGTCATGCGCGTGTACTTCGAGAAGCCCCGCACCACGGTGGGCTGGAAGGGTCTGATCAACGATCCGCACATGGACGGCAGCTTCAAGATCAACGACGGCCTGCGCACCGCACGCGAGCTGCTGATGAACATCAACGAGCTGGGCCTGCCCGCAGGCACCGAATACCTCGACGTGATCAGCCCGCAGTACATCGCCGATCTGGTGAGCTGGGGCGCGATCGGTGCGCGCACCACCGAAAGCCAGGTGCACCGCGAACTGGCTTCCGGCCTGTCGTGCCCGGTCGGCTTCAAGAACGGCACCGACGGCAACGTGAAGATCGCCGTGGACGCGATCAAGGCCGCATCGCAGCCGCACCACTTCCTGTCGGTCACCAAGGGCGGCCACTCGGCTATCGTGTCGACGGCCGGCAACGAGGATTGCCACATCATCCTGCGCGGCGGCAAGGCGCCCAACTACGACGCTGCCAGCGTGCAGGAAGCCTGCGACGCCATCTCCAAGTCGGGCCTGGCCGCGCGCCTGATGATCGATGCCTCGCACGCCAACAGCAGCAAGAAACACGAGAACCAGATTCCGGTGTGCGAAGACATCGGCCGCCAGATGGCAGCCGGCGATAACCGCATCGTCGGGGTGATGGTGGAATCGCACATCAACGCCGGTCGCCAGGACCACGTGCAAGGCACGCCGGTGTCCGACCTCGTCTACGGCCAGAGCGTGACCGACGCCTGCATCGGCTGGGACGATTCGGTGAAGGTGCTGGAAACGCTGGCCGACGCCGTGCGCAAGCGCCGTCTGGTACCGGGCAGCGGCAACTGA
- a CDS encoding mechanosensitive ion channel family protein, with protein sequence MADNLADTAVNTASKYQAIVAQYATDVGMKILGAIVFWVVGRWLINLAVRMVEGSLSRQKVDPTVLRYVGSIITVTLNVLLVIGILGYFGIQTTTFAALIAAAGVAIGMAWSGLLSNFAAGAFLIVLRPFKVGDFVTAGGVTGTIKEIGLFATTINTPDNVVSIVGNGKIFADTIQNYTSNPFRRVELKAQLAGSADHRAAIALLKEKVAAIPNVLTEPAVDVEILEFNLVGPVLAVRPYTHNDNYWQVYFDTNRTIKEALAEGGFPAPTPSQALTITTPGQLAGLAAVAQSTTTPTSVN encoded by the coding sequence ATGGCAGACAACCTGGCGGACACCGCCGTCAACACCGCAAGCAAGTACCAGGCAATCGTGGCGCAATACGCCACCGACGTCGGCATGAAGATCCTCGGCGCGATCGTTTTCTGGGTGGTCGGCCGCTGGCTGATCAATCTGGCGGTGCGCATGGTGGAAGGCTCGTTGAGCCGACAGAAGGTCGATCCGACCGTGCTGCGGTATGTCGGCTCCATCATCACCGTCACGCTGAATGTGCTGCTGGTGATCGGCATCCTCGGCTATTTCGGCATCCAGACGACGACGTTCGCAGCGCTGATTGCCGCAGCCGGTGTGGCGATCGGCATGGCGTGGTCGGGCCTACTGTCGAACTTTGCGGCGGGCGCGTTCCTGATCGTGCTGCGGCCGTTCAAGGTGGGCGACTTCGTGACGGCCGGCGGCGTGACGGGCACGATCAAGGAGATCGGCCTGTTTGCCACGACCATCAACACGCCAGACAACGTGGTCAGCATTGTCGGCAACGGCAAGATCTTCGCGGACACGATCCAGAACTACACCTCCAACCCCTTCCGCCGCGTCGAGCTGAAGGCACAACTGGCCGGCAGCGCCGACCACCGCGCCGCCATCGCGCTGCTCAAGGAGAAGGTGGCCGCCATTCCGAACGTGCTGACCGAACCGGCGGTCGATGTTGAAATCCTGGAATTCAACCTGGTTGGGCCGGTGCTGGCCGTGCGCCCGTACACGCACAACGACAACTACTGGCAGGTCTATTTCGACACCAACCGCACGATCAAGGAAGCGCTGGCCGAAGGGGGCTTCCCGGCGCCGACGCCATCGCAGGCGCTGACCATCACCACGCCGGGGCAATTGGCGGGGCTGGCCGCCGTGGCGCAAAGCACGACGACGCCGACAAGCGTGAACTGA
- a CDS encoding LysR substrate-binding domain-containing protein, with protein sequence MSSVFKRVPPLHLLIAFEAGARHASFARAAEELSVTPSAVSHRIKNLEELWGEDLFVRTGTALRLTAAGTRYLRSVQVALDTLHELARPEFSKQRARLRVAIPPTFGRQHLVSRLPEFNALYPHIDLELHLSIPFLDVKAEDTDVEIRYGTGRYPDLKTTLLLNEPVFPACGRAYYEQISGNTITEASQLLNLTLLRSPLEPWRPWFEAAGLDAAEPATGSLFNDIGLMLEAVASNQGVALVRQAMARNWLASGQIVRLLDIESASPHAYYIVQREQAPMKPEARHFVDWLLGLDW encoded by the coding sequence ATGTCTTCCGTCTTCAAGCGCGTTCCTCCGCTGCATCTGTTGATTGCCTTCGAGGCCGGGGCGCGCCATGCGAGCTTCGCGCGCGCGGCCGAAGAGCTGTCCGTCACGCCCAGCGCGGTATCGCACCGCATCAAGAATCTGGAAGAGCTGTGGGGCGAAGACCTCTTCGTGCGCACGGGCACGGCGTTGCGGCTGACCGCCGCGGGCACGCGCTACCTGCGCAGTGTGCAAGTGGCGCTCGACACCCTGCACGAACTGGCACGGCCGGAATTCAGCAAGCAGCGCGCGCGGCTGCGCGTGGCGATTCCGCCCACGTTCGGACGCCAGCACCTCGTGTCGCGTCTGCCGGAGTTCAACGCGCTGTACCCGCACATCGATCTGGAACTGCATCTCTCCATCCCGTTCCTCGACGTGAAAGCCGAGGACACCGATGTCGAAATCCGCTACGGCACCGGCCGCTATCCGGACCTGAAGACCACGCTGCTGCTCAACGAGCCGGTCTTCCCGGCGTGCGGGCGGGCCTACTACGAGCAGATCAGCGGCAACACCATCACCGAAGCGTCGCAGTTGCTGAACCTCACGCTGCTGCGCAGCCCGCTGGAGCCCTGGCGCCCATGGTTCGAGGCGGCCGGGCTGGACGCGGCGGAGCCTGCGACCGGCTCGCTGTTCAACGACATCGGCCTGATGCTCGAAGCCGTCGCCTCCAACCAGGGCGTGGCGCTGGTGCGTCAAGCCATGGCGCGCAACTGGCTGGCTTCGGGGCAGATCGTGCGGCTGCTGGACATCGAATCGGCGTCGCCACATGCTTATTACATTGTCCAGCGCGAGCAGGCGCCGATGAAGCCCGAGGCGCGGCATTTTGTGGATTGGTTGCTTGGGCTGGATTGGTGA
- a CDS encoding FAD-binding oxidoreductase → MNHPAPPSQIIRTPIPPAMLDALRIRFGDRVSMSEAVRAHHGRDESAYDPMLPDAVVFAQTTEEVAAVARLCFEHEIPLIPYGAGSSLEGHLLAVAGGVSLDLSQMNHVLSVHPEDLTVTVEPGVTRKQLNTEIRDTGLFFPIDPGADASIGGMCATRASGTNAVRYGTMRENVLNLTVVTADGRIIKTANRARKSSAGYDLTRLFIGSEGTLGIITEITLKLYPQPEAVSAAVCAFPSMGDAVSAVIDTIQMGVPIARVEFVDALAIRAINQYDKLTLPELPTLFFEFHGSEHGVQEQAETVQQIAAEHKGQGFEWATRPEDRSRLWNARHNAYFAFLQLKPGCRAVTTDVCVPISRLAECVVETEKDLLASALQLPAPIVGHVGDGNFHVALLIDPNKPEELEEAERINQRIVARAIAMDGTCTGEHGVGLHKMDFLIAEHGNDAIDLMRSIKQALDPKHVLNPGKIFHL, encoded by the coding sequence ATGAACCATCCAGCCCCGCCCTCCCAGATCATCCGCACGCCGATTCCCCCGGCCATGCTCGACGCGCTGCGCATCCGCTTCGGCGATCGCGTCTCCATGAGCGAAGCCGTGCGCGCCCACCACGGCCGCGATGAATCCGCCTACGACCCGATGCTGCCCGACGCCGTCGTCTTCGCGCAGACCACCGAGGAAGTCGCTGCCGTCGCCAGGCTCTGCTTCGAGCACGAGATTCCGCTGATCCCGTATGGCGCCGGTTCGTCGCTCGAAGGCCATCTGCTGGCCGTGGCCGGTGGCGTGAGCCTCGACCTCTCGCAGATGAACCACGTGCTGTCGGTGCACCCGGAAGACCTGACGGTGACGGTCGAACCGGGCGTCACGCGCAAGCAGCTCAATACCGAAATCCGCGATACCGGCTTGTTCTTCCCGATCGACCCGGGCGCGGATGCCTCCATCGGCGGCATGTGCGCGACGCGCGCTTCGGGCACCAACGCCGTGCGTTACGGCACGATGCGCGAAAACGTCCTGAACCTGACGGTGGTCACCGCTGACGGCCGCATCATCAAGACGGCCAACCGCGCACGTAAATCGTCGGCGGGGTATGACCTCACACGCCTGTTCATCGGCAGCGAGGGGACGCTGGGCATCATCACCGAGATCACGCTGAAGCTGTATCCGCAGCCCGAAGCGGTATCCGCGGCCGTGTGCGCCTTCCCGAGCATGGGCGATGCGGTATCCGCTGTGATCGACACCATCCAGATGGGCGTGCCGATTGCGCGCGTGGAGTTTGTCGACGCACTGGCCATCCGCGCGATCAACCAATACGACAAGCTCACGCTGCCCGAATTGCCGACGTTGTTCTTCGAATTTCACGGCTCGGAGCACGGCGTGCAGGAGCAGGCCGAGACCGTTCAGCAGATCGCTGCTGAACATAAAGGCCAAGGCTTCGAATGGGCAACACGCCCCGAAGACCGCAGCCGCCTGTGGAACGCCCGACACAACGCGTACTTCGCGTTCCTGCAGCTCAAGCCGGGCTGCCGCGCCGTCACCACCGACGTGTGCGTGCCGATCTCGCGCCTGGCTGAATGCGTGGTCGAGACCGAGAAGGACCTGCTCGCCAGCGCGCTGCAACTGCCCGCCCCCATCGTCGGCCACGTGGGCGACGGCAACTTCCACGTTGCGCTGCTGATCGACCCGAACAAGCCGGAAGAACTGGAAGAGGCCGAGCGCATCAACCAGCGCATCGTCGCCCGTGCAATTGCCATGGACGGTACCTGCACGGGCGAGCATGGCGTGGGTCTGCACAAGATGGACTTCCTCATCGCCGAACACGGCAACGATGCGATCGACCTGATGCGCAGCATCAAGCAGGCGCTCGACCCGAAGCACGTCCTGAACCCCGGCAAGATCTTCCACCTGTAA
- a CDS encoding cob(I)yrinic acid a,c-diamide adenosyltransferase yields the protein MGNRLSKIATRTGDDGTTGLGDGSRTAKDSLRIAAIGDVDELNSHIGVLLTETLPDGVRTALTAIQHDLFDLGGELCIPGYTMVTTAHVLRLDQWLADYNADLPRLAEFILPGGSRAAAQAHVCRTVARRAERSIVALGRAETIGEAPRQYVNRLSDLLFVLARVLNRADGGTDVLWKRDEHKPA from the coding sequence GTGGGCAACCGCTTATCGAAGATCGCCACACGCACCGGCGACGACGGCACCACCGGCCTTGGCGACGGTAGCCGCACGGCCAAGGACAGCCTGCGCATCGCCGCCATCGGCGACGTCGACGAGTTGAACTCGCACATCGGCGTGCTGCTGACGGAAACGCTGCCCGACGGCGTGCGCACGGCGCTCACCGCCATCCAGCACGACCTGTTCGATCTGGGTGGCGAACTCTGCATTCCGGGCTACACGATGGTGACGACCGCGCACGTGTTGCGGCTCGACCAATGGCTGGCCGACTACAACGCCGATCTTCCGCGGTTGGCCGAATTCATCCTGCCCGGCGGCAGCCGCGCTGCGGCCCAGGCGCATGTCTGCCGCACCGTCGCGCGCCGTGCCGAGCGCAGCATCGTCGCACTCGGCCGCGCCGAGACCATTGGCGAGGCGCCGCGCCAATACGTCAATCGACTGTCGGACCTGCTGTTCGTGCTGGCGCGTGTGCTCAATCGCGCAGATGGCGGCACGGACGTCCTCTGGAAACGCGACGAGCACAAGCCAGCGTAA
- a CDS encoding FAD-linked oxidase C-terminal domain-containing protein: MNASLPATARDPSALQAELTAALSQIVSDDALLWEREDTTPYECDGLAAYRQVPLAVVLPDTEAQVVEILRVCHRMGVPVVPRGAGTSLSGGAMPTPGGLVLSLAKFKRIIKVDPYTRTAVVQPGVRNLAISEAANSHGLYYAPDPSSQIACTIGGNVNENSGGVHCLKYGLTVHNVLRVRAVMMDGEVVEFGSEAPDAPGFDLLATVIGSEGMLAVVTEVTVRLIPKPQLAQVIMASFDDVESGGNAVADVIAAGIIPAGLEMMDKPATAAVEEFVCAGYDLDAAAILLCESDGTPEEVAEEIARMSEVLRASGATRIQVSQSEAERLKFWSGRKNAFPAAGRISPDYYCMDGTIPRKHIGTLLRRIQQMEQKYALRCINVFHAGDGNMHPLILFNGEDQDEWHRAELFGSDILETCVELGGTVTGEHGVGVEKLSSMCVQFSAEERDAFLRVKAAFDPVRLLNPDKAIPTLARCAEYGKLHVRNGLLPHPDLPRF, from the coding sequence ATGAACGCATCGCTGCCCGCCACCGCTCGCGATCCGTCTGCCCTGCAGGCTGAGCTGACCGCTGCGCTGTCCCAGATCGTGTCCGACGACGCGCTGCTCTGGGAGCGCGAAGACACCACCCCGTATGAATGCGACGGCTTGGCCGCTTACCGGCAGGTGCCGCTGGCCGTCGTGCTGCCGGATACCGAGGCGCAGGTCGTCGAAATCCTGCGCGTGTGCCACCGCATGGGCGTGCCCGTGGTGCCGCGCGGCGCGGGGACGAGCCTGTCGGGCGGTGCGATGCCGACGCCGGGCGGGCTGGTGCTGTCGCTGGCCAAGTTCAAGCGCATCATCAAGGTGGACCCATACACGCGGACGGCGGTGGTCCAGCCGGGCGTACGCAACCTTGCCATTTCGGAAGCCGCCAACTCGCATGGGTTGTATTACGCGCCCGATCCGTCATCGCAGATTGCCTGCACCATCGGCGGCAACGTGAACGAGAACTCCGGCGGCGTGCATTGCCTGAAGTACGGCCTGACCGTACACAACGTGCTGCGCGTGCGCGCCGTGATGATGGACGGCGAGGTGGTCGAATTCGGCAGCGAGGCGCCCGACGCACCTGGCTTTGACCTGCTGGCCACGGTGATCGGCTCCGAAGGCATGCTGGCCGTGGTGACCGAAGTGACCGTGCGCCTGATCCCCAAGCCGCAACTCGCGCAGGTGATCATGGCGAGCTTCGACGACGTGGAATCCGGCGGCAACGCCGTGGCCGACGTGATTGCCGCGGGCATCATCCCGGCGGGGCTGGAAATGATGGACAAGCCCGCCACCGCAGCGGTGGAAGAATTCGTCTGCGCCGGCTACGACCTGGATGCCGCCGCCATCCTGCTGTGCGAATCCGACGGCACGCCCGAAGAAGTGGCCGAAGAGATCGCGCGCATGAGCGAAGTGCTGCGCGCCTCGGGTGCCACCCGCATCCAGGTCTCGCAAAGCGAAGCCGAGCGCCTGAAGTTCTGGAGCGGCCGCAAGAATGCATTCCCTGCGGCAGGTCGCATCTCGCCGGACTATTACTGCATGGACGGCACCATCCCGCGCAAGCACATCGGTACGCTGCTGCGGCGCATCCAGCAGATGGAGCAGAAGTACGCCCTGCGCTGCATCAACGTGTTCCACGCGGGCGACGGCAACATGCACCCGCTCATCCTCTTCAACGGCGAAGACCAGGACGAATGGCACCGCGCCGAACTGTTCGGCTCCGACATCCTCGAGACCTGCGTGGAACTCGGCGGCACCGTAACGGGCGAACACGGCGTGGGCGTGGAAAAGCTCAGTTCGATGTGCGTGCAGTTCTCGGCGGAAGAACGTGACGCGTTTCTGCGCGTGAAGGCGGCTTTTGACCCGGTGCGTTTGCTGAACCCCGACAAAGCCATCCCCACGCTCGCGCGCTGCGCCGAATACGGCAAGCTGCACGTGCGCAACGGCCTGCTGCCTCACCCCGACTTGCCGCGTTTCTGA